One window of Chamaesiphon minutus PCC 6605 genomic DNA carries:
- a CDS encoding Ycf34 family protein codes for MCICINCEYVDRCTTYHAVEEQHQQAHLTAMPTFEATQPQINVNIRTRDEGVEMEWDVVGCLSFTKDTGKWSRLRPGELIPT; via the coding sequence ATGTGTATCTGTATCAATTGCGAGTACGTCGATCGCTGTACGACCTATCATGCAGTCGAAGAACAACACCAACAAGCTCATCTGACGGCTATGCCTACTTTTGAAGCTACCCAGCCGCAAATTAATGTCAATATCCGCACCCGCGATGAAGGTGTAGAGATGGAGTGGGATGTCGTCGGTTGTCTGAGCTTTACCAAAGATACTGGCAAATGGTCGCGGTTGCGTCCGGGAGAATTAATTCCTACTTGA
- a CDS encoding CCA tRNA nucleotidyltransferase — MQFLENLPFNLDLLPKPVYVVGGAVRDALLGRVRAELDLDLVVPTGAVDLARKLATEYRAGFVLLDPERQIARVVFPGMTVDIAQQDGESINNDLARRDYTLNAIAYDIQTRMTVDPFCGTQDIHQRTIRMLSRDNLIDDPLRLLRAYRQGAQLNFAIEVQTRQAIRELVPLLTNVAAERVLAELRYLLLTSNSSQWLAAMVADELLIGWLELPIGADFAAKLSQFDRACELVRQHYPALDRELDRPLRDTIAISRRAIGRFMLLLSSDLQIATTQMLRLTFSSAEIQVASTVITYLPQLLSKPMSLTEQYFWFQAVDNNFPLSIVLAIAAGVELLSLAPLIDRYLDPQDLVAHPTPLVNGRELVEFLKIPPSPTIGKLLTEIQLARINGEISTPSEALEFARELLRVMN, encoded by the coding sequence ATGCAATTTTTAGAGAATCTACCATTCAACCTCGATTTATTGCCCAAGCCAGTCTACGTAGTTGGTGGAGCAGTTCGCGATGCGCTGTTGGGGCGGGTGCGGGCGGAATTAGATTTGGATTTGGTGGTACCGACGGGAGCGGTAGATCTGGCGCGAAAGCTAGCCACAGAGTATCGAGCGGGGTTTGTGCTGCTAGATCCAGAACGTCAGATCGCGCGGGTGGTATTTCCGGGGATGACGGTAGATATTGCTCAACAAGACGGGGAAAGTATTAATAACGATCTGGCGCGCCGCGACTATACGCTCAATGCGATCGCCTATGACATTCAGACACGGATGACTGTCGATCCATTCTGTGGCACTCAGGATATCCACCAGCGCACGATTCGGATGCTCAGCAGGGATAATCTTATTGACGATCCTTTGCGGCTGCTCAGAGCGTATCGTCAAGGGGCACAGCTTAATTTCGCGATCGAAGTGCAGACTCGTCAGGCGATTCGCGAGTTGGTGCCCTTATTGACGAATGTTGCCGCAGAACGAGTATTAGCAGAGTTACGATATTTATTGCTGACTTCCAATAGCAGTCAGTGGTTGGCGGCGATGGTAGCAGATGAATTATTGATAGGCTGGTTAGAATTACCCATCGGTGCAGATTTTGCCGCCAAATTAAGTCAATTCGATCGAGCTTGCGAATTAGTCCGCCAACATTATCCCGCACTCGATCGCGAACTCGATCGACCTTTACGGGACACAATTGCCATTTCGCGGCGCGCGATCGGTAGATTTATGCTGCTATTATCCTCAGATCTCCAGATCGCAACTACCCAAATGTTGCGCCTGACATTTAGCTCGGCAGAAATTCAGGTAGCAAGTACGGTGATTACTTACTTACCGCAATTATTAAGCAAACCGATGTCTTTAACCGAGCAATATTTTTGGTTTCAAGCTGTAGATAATAATTTTCCGCTATCGATCGTTTTAGCAATTGCCGCTGGAGTAGAGTTATTGAGTCTAGCTCCGCTTATCGATCGCTATCTCGATCCGCAAGATCTTGTCGCACATCCAACGCCACTAGTCAACGGACGCGAGCTGGTGGAGTTTTTAAAGATTCCCCCTTCACCGACAATCGGTAAACTATTGACAGAAATTCAACTAGCAAGAATTAATGGAGAGATCTCTACACCATCAGAGGCATTGGAATTTGCCAGAGAGCTGCTCAGAGTGATGAATTAA
- a CDS encoding DUF3318 domain-containing protein: MTSYSAASARAEMSELRRLKSLLPPELQSWVTVETTVEVNPPLIRSEELGKDQVEIQIDLVKWERLALDQRNLLFWHEVARVQNDTISRDGWEMAALAIGLGGAVGELWVQDGLLLVLALGLCGVSGYRLYARNNSDRHLKEAIEADEKAIALATRFGYTLPNAYKSLGSALKTIADDTPKKSKRKHYESRLDALKRSATKAKEKSDRARSSSRTRPIADERENRESYR; this comes from the coding sequence ATGACATCCTATTCCGCTGCTTCTGCTCGCGCTGAAATGAGTGAACTGCGTCGGCTCAAAAGTTTACTCCCACCAGAACTCCAAAGCTGGGTGACGGTAGAAACTACCGTCGAAGTCAATCCCCCCCTAATTCGCAGTGAAGAATTAGGTAAAGATCAAGTGGAAATTCAAATCGATCTGGTTAAGTGGGAACGTCTGGCTCTCGATCAACGCAACCTGCTATTTTGGCATGAAGTCGCCCGCGTCCAAAATGACACCATCTCTCGCGATGGTTGGGAAATGGCCGCATTGGCGATCGGTTTAGGCGGTGCTGTAGGCGAACTCTGGGTGCAAGACGGTCTATTATTAGTCCTAGCTCTAGGACTCTGCGGCGTCTCTGGATATCGTTTGTACGCCCGTAACAATAGCGATCGACATCTTAAAGAAGCGATCGAGGCCGATGAAAAAGCGATCGCCTTAGCTACGCGCTTCGGATATACGCTTCCCAATGCCTATAAGAGCCTGGGCAGTGCCCTGAAAACGATCGCTGACGATACTCCCAAAAAGAGTAAACGCAAGCACTACGAATCCCGCCTCGACGCACTCAAACGCAGTGCTACTAAGGCCAAAGAAAAATCCGATCGCGCTCGTAGTTCTTCTCGCACTCGCCCCATAGCTGACGAACGCGAAAACCGCGAAAGCTACAGATAG
- the ruvC gene encoding crossover junction endodeoxyribonuclease RuvC, whose product MTITRILGLDPGLASLGFGAISVAVQSRPPAITLIDFGIIQTPARTEMGSRLQTIYDDLHSLLDEIQPNLVAIEQLFFYKMGNTIPVAQARGVILLVIAQHQIPWVEFTPAQIKQAVAGYGNAQKPDVQAAVARELGLDRIPRPDDAADALAIALTAWLQLSC is encoded by the coding sequence ATGACAATTACCAGAATTCTCGGATTAGATCCAGGGCTTGCCAGTCTTGGCTTTGGGGCGATATCCGTTGCCGTCCAGTCTCGTCCGCCAGCGATAACTTTGATTGATTTTGGTATCATCCAAACTCCCGCTCGCACAGAGATGGGTTCGCGGCTTCAGACGATATATGACGATTTACACAGCTTGCTAGACGAAATTCAACCCAATTTAGTGGCGATCGAACAGTTATTTTTTTATAAAATGGGGAATACCATTCCAGTGGCACAAGCTCGTGGGGTAATTTTATTGGTGATCGCCCAACATCAAATCCCTTGGGTAGAGTTTACTCCCGCTCAAATCAAGCAAGCCGTTGCTGGCTACGGCAATGCTCAAAAACCCGACGTTCAAGCTGCTGTGGCGCGAGAATTAGGTCTCGATCGTATTCCCCGTCCCGATGATGCTGCCGATGCCTTGGCAATCGCGTTAACTGCTTGGCTGCAACTTAGTTGTTAG
- a CDS encoding CAP domain-containing protein produces MKYHFLGTFCALLTVIGIAATTAQADVSISVPNDADSAREDSFEPAEDRAERAPKSTPALAMNSIELATYNLVNKYRQSRNLPPLVADSDISAQAKAHSERMARSGNMSHDGFHERVASVAKTIVYRNAAENVAYNMGYGQPDLVAVQGWIESPGHQKNMLGRFDLTGIGVARGAKGEYYFTQIFIRKAFYVKDVD; encoded by the coding sequence ATGAAATATCATTTTCTAGGCACTTTTTGCGCCTTATTGACCGTCATAGGCATAGCAGCGACAACAGCCCAAGCAGATGTTAGCATTAGTGTACCAAATGATGCAGATTCCGCACGAGAAGATAGCTTCGAACCAGCAGAAGATCGGGCTGAGCGCGCTCCTAAATCTACTCCTGCTCTTGCCATGAACAGTATCGAATTAGCTACCTATAATCTGGTTAATAAGTATCGTCAGTCTCGCAATTTACCACCATTAGTTGCCGATTCCGACATCTCCGCTCAAGCCAAAGCTCATAGCGAGCGGATGGCTCGATCGGGTAATATGAGCCACGATGGTTTTCACGAGCGCGTGGCATCGGTTGCCAAGACGATCGTCTATCGCAATGCCGCAGAAAACGTCGCCTACAATATGGGCTACGGACAGCCCGATCTCGTTGCCGTCCAAGGCTGGATCGAAAGTCCCGGACACCAAAAAAATATGCTCGGTCGTTTTGACTTAACTGGCATTGGTGTTGCTAGAGGTGCTAAAGGGGAATATTACTTCACGCAAATTTTTATCCGCAAAGCATTCTATGTCAAAGATGTTGATTAG
- the tsaE gene encoding tRNA (adenosine(37)-N6)-threonylcarbamoyltransferase complex ATPase subunit type 1 TsaE, which produces MIDRIVNLPDERATQMLGMDLGKSLTAGSVLLLTGDLGSGKTTLVKGIAHGLGITDSIVSPTFTIINEYFSGRVPLYHLDLYRLTSAEVDDLYLESYWLGLEYELGIVAIEWAERLAHLPPEYLRLELTYDLVEGRIAKISQQQ; this is translated from the coding sequence ATGATCGATCGGATTGTCAACTTACCAGATGAACGTGCGACTCAGATGCTGGGTATGGATTTAGGTAAGTCTTTGACAGCGGGTAGCGTGTTGTTATTGACGGGAGATTTGGGTAGTGGTAAAACTACCCTAGTGAAGGGGATCGCTCACGGGTTGGGGATTACAGACTCGATCGTCAGTCCGACGTTTACGATTATCAATGAGTATTTTAGTGGGCGCGTACCGCTCTATCATCTCGATCTTTACCGTTTGACATCGGCAGAGGTTGACGATTTGTATTTAGAATCCTATTGGCTGGGACTAGAGTACGAACTAGGCATCGTTGCGATCGAATGGGCGGAAAGATTGGCGCATCTACCACCCGAATACCTCCGACTAGAATTAACTTACGATCTAGTCGAAGGCAGAATTGCCAAAATTAGCCAACAGCAATAA
- a CDS encoding gluconeogenesis factor YvcK family protein, translated as MSIGLFRRAVRNLSRSGSTLPSPGGKYSNVRRLFQWLSPGIFVKRWLLTISIGVLMTILGLAIWLKLTPIFWLFQIVDRAIEFLARVVPHYLSGPIVFGCGLFLVFWGHSRSLGEISKVLRPDGGETLLDMLWHNRRLNRGPKIVAIGGGTGLSTLLRGLKLYSANLTAIVTVADDGGSSGRLRRDFGVLPPGDIRNCIAALADEEKLLTELFQYRFEAGDGLMGHSFGNLFLTAMSEITGDLERAVVASSKVLAIRGRVLPATLTDVALWAKLADGRTIVGESSIGHCDGQIVEIGCSPANPPALPAAIAAIAEADYIIMGPGSLYTSVISNLLVPEIAQAIAARNVPRIYVCNIMTQPGETTAYTVADHIESIDRACGYKLFDAVLVQKSPPSASCLQNYAEENSFPVLLDREDVKQLGRSIFSVNVMEEDPTTRYLRHNPRRLAKALIHFYRRAQESTADRSLKVAQIARNIKSA; from the coding sequence ATGTCGATCGGTCTCTTTAGACGAGCAGTCAGGAATTTGAGTCGCAGTGGTAGTACCTTACCATCACCGGGCGGCAAATATTCCAATGTCCGGCGGCTATTCCAATGGTTGTCCCCAGGAATTTTTGTCAAACGCTGGTTGCTAACTATCTCCATCGGCGTGTTGATGACAATTCTAGGTTTGGCGATTTGGCTCAAGCTGACGCCGATTTTCTGGCTGTTTCAGATTGTCGATCGGGCGATTGAGTTTTTAGCTAGAGTGGTGCCCCATTATCTCTCAGGGCCGATCGTTTTTGGCTGCGGGCTATTCCTAGTCTTTTGGGGTCATAGCCGTTCGCTGGGCGAAATTAGTAAAGTTTTACGCCCTGATGGTGGCGAAACTTTGCTAGATATGCTCTGGCACAATCGCCGTCTCAATCGAGGGCCAAAAATTGTTGCCATTGGTGGTGGTACTGGCTTATCGACGCTGCTGCGGGGTCTGAAGCTGTACAGTGCCAATCTGACAGCGATCGTCACTGTAGCCGATGATGGCGGTTCTTCGGGGCGATTGAGGCGAGATTTTGGCGTTTTACCGCCAGGAGATATCCGCAACTGTATTGCGGCGTTGGCTGATGAAGAGAAATTATTGACAGAGTTATTTCAGTATCGCTTTGAAGCTGGCGATGGTTTGATGGGACACAGCTTTGGCAATTTGTTTTTGACTGCTATGTCGGAGATTACTGGCGATCTCGAACGCGCGGTAGTTGCTAGCTCCAAAGTTTTGGCCATTCGCGGACGAGTGTTGCCTGCGACGCTAACGGATGTCGCTCTGTGGGCGAAACTAGCTGACGGACGCACGATCGTCGGTGAATCGAGTATCGGCCATTGTGACGGTCAAATTGTCGAAATCGGCTGCTCGCCTGCCAATCCGCCTGCCTTACCTGCGGCGATCGCGGCCATCGCAGAGGCCGATTATATTATCATGGGGCCGGGAAGTTTGTACACCAGCGTCATTTCTAATTTACTGGTGCCAGAAATCGCCCAAGCAATTGCCGCACGCAATGTACCGCGTATTTATGTCTGCAATATTATGACGCAGCCAGGAGAAACTACTGCTTATACAGTTGCCGATCATATTGAAAGTATCGATCGCGCTTGCGGTTACAAATTATTCGATGCAGTTTTAGTTCAAAAAAGTCCGCCTTCGGCGAGCTGTCTCCAAAATTATGCTGAGGAGAACTCTTTCCCTGTCTTGCTCGATCGAGAAGATGTCAAACAGTTGGGGCGGAGCATCTTTTCGGTTAACGTGATGGAAGAAGACCCGACGACTCGGTATCTACGTCACAATCCCCGCCGTTTGGCTAAAGCCTTAATCCATTTTTACCGTCGCGCTCAAGAATCGACTGCCGATCGCAGTTTGAAAGTAGCCCAAATTGCTCGTAATATTAAATCAGCCTGA
- a CDS encoding serine/threonine-protein kinase, producing MSYCVNPDCPQPKNPIDAFLCQACGARLLVRNRYRVTKSLGQGGFGATFVAIDVSLPGEPICVIKQLRPSNNHEKFLRMARELFEREARTLGKIGNHPQIPRLLDFFEERRNFYLVQEYVSGHTIHQEVKQTGLFKEEKIRDFLIEILPVITYIHSQQVIHRDIKPANILRRDQDGKLVLIDFGAVKNYVAQMEVPEGVEQGSNTQFAVGTSGYAPPEQLAMRPIFASDIYALGVTCVYLMTGKSPKDIEYNPSTGEMMWQKHVQLGKHMTQVLGKMLEVSVRYRYQSVEEVQQALASTAVAVETRAPRVPTPPVGSPSKPLPIDKAGVRPGLPQNPNNPPQNAQNTASSSASQRIAEKIREQRLERDPTNIKNAGDRSQIGADLRTGFGGVPAIPVPREQLKLDAQGVLAAFRRGQRTFSEMDISSLDLAKAHLPGITLSSANCAYINLQGANLAAGKFDKADLSGAVLKDTVLSKGYFSYANLQNADLRGADLSDAYLNYANLHGANLCGANLKGVKVTEDQLNQAKTNFMTVFPNGKRGGFW from the coding sequence ATGAGCTACTGCGTAAACCCTGACTGTCCCCAACCTAAAAATCCAATAGACGCTTTTCTGTGCCAAGCCTGTGGCGCGCGGTTACTCGTTCGCAATCGCTACCGAGTTACCAAATCACTAGGGCAAGGGGGCTTTGGTGCCACATTTGTAGCGATCGATGTGTCACTTCCTGGCGAACCCATTTGTGTGATCAAGCAACTTAGGCCGAGCAATAATCACGAAAAGTTTCTGCGCATGGCCAGAGAACTATTCGAGCGCGAAGCTAGAACCCTGGGTAAAATCGGCAATCATCCGCAGATTCCCAGATTATTAGACTTTTTTGAAGAACGTCGTAACTTTTATCTCGTCCAGGAATATGTCAGCGGACATACGATCCATCAAGAAGTCAAACAGACTGGACTATTTAAAGAAGAAAAAATTCGCGACTTTCTAATCGAGATTCTGCCAGTCATTACCTATATTCACTCCCAGCAGGTGATTCACCGCGATATCAAACCTGCGAATATTCTTCGGCGCGATCAAGATGGCAAATTAGTCCTGATCGACTTTGGAGCCGTCAAAAACTATGTCGCCCAAATGGAAGTTCCCGAAGGCGTAGAGCAAGGTTCTAATACCCAATTTGCCGTCGGTACTTCCGGATATGCACCGCCCGAACAATTGGCAATGCGCCCAATTTTTGCTAGCGATATTTATGCTTTAGGTGTAACTTGCGTCTATTTGATGACGGGTAAATCGCCCAAAGATATAGAATATAATCCCTCAACTGGCGAAATGATGTGGCAAAAACACGTCCAGTTGGGCAAACACATGACTCAAGTCTTGGGCAAAATGTTAGAAGTATCCGTGCGGTACCGCTATCAGTCTGTCGAAGAAGTCCAACAAGCACTGGCCTCGACAGCAGTCGCCGTGGAAACGCGTGCGCCCAGAGTTCCTACTCCTCCAGTCGGCAGTCCCAGCAAACCGCTCCCAATTGACAAAGCTGGAGTACGGCCAGGATTACCCCAAAATCCCAATAACCCGCCCCAGAATGCACAGAACACAGCTTCTTCATCTGCATCCCAACGGATCGCAGAGAAAATTAGAGAACAGAGGTTGGAGCGCGATCCGACTAATATTAAAAATGCTGGAGATCGCAGCCAAATTGGTGCAGATCTACGCACGGGATTCGGTGGAGTTCCCGCAATTCCGGTACCGCGAGAGCAACTAAAGTTAGACGCACAGGGCGTTTTGGCAGCATTCCGGCGCGGTCAACGGACTTTTAGCGAGATGGATATCAGTAGTCTCGATCTCGCCAAAGCGCATCTGCCAGGAATTACGCTCAGTAGTGCCAATTGTGCTTACATCAATCTCCAAGGGGCAAATTTAGCCGCTGGTAAGTTTGACAAAGCCGACCTCAGCGGTGCAGTTTTGAAGGATACCGTCCTGAGTAAGGGCTACTTTAGTTATGCCAATCTTCAGAATGCCGACTTGCGTGGGGCAGATTTAAGCGATGCTTATCTCAATTACGCCAACTTACACGGTGCAAATCTGTGTGGCGCAAATCTCAAGGGTGTTAAAGTTACTGAAGACCAATTGAACCAAGCTAAAACCAACTTTATGACGGTGTTCCCCAATGGCAAACGCGGTGGTTTTTGGTAA
- a CDS encoding amylo-alpha-1,6-glucosidase has protein sequence MSNQIELEGRIFVPASELDIPDWGCVVSDRNQPTLTLKDDDLFLITDTLGNISGCSRDETISSLGLFCRDTRFLSRLELQIAGRSPILLTCNADKGFALSALCTNPTIPNINAETISIQREIVLNGSLFEELTIHNYNTTPVSFELSLSFDADFSDLFEIRGFGRKQRGGLLRRVQPDKQVPATVSELTMAYLGLDGAILESHIQFAHRLPDYLKGYTAIWQIELESHASCQIGYRLEMLMNNRPVSRVNSPMALFQAKAAEMMEEDHWRSQITQIRTDNPKLNQAIERAEQDVYLLRQSFDLASTNPSQPSSKGTVLSAGVPWFCTLFGRDAIIAASQVLILDPTIARETLMVLAQYQGKVDDEWREEQPGKILHELRMGEMARCQEIPHTPYYGTVDATPLWLMLYAEYYAWTHDTATLDRLWSNAVAAMAWVDRMCAETGYLRYFRTSARGLVNQGWKDSGDCIVDRQGKIATGPITLCEVQAYVYAAKIRMSELARIRQENDLASRWQQEAQQLKQRFNHDFWIPDRDFIALALDGAGKQVDSISSNPGQCLQQGLLYPEKAKSVAERLRAPDMFSGWGIRTLSSQSPAYNPIGYHTGSVWPHDNSLITMGLRSVGAVEQALEVAQGILDMTVHQPYHRPPELFCGYERTEGQSPIQYPVACSPQAWATGTIFQLLQMMVNLVPDAPSNYLRILDPALPSNIHQISFKNLRVGATSLDLEFNQRDAEGEGLRATTSCRVLKKRGNLRVTIEA, from the coding sequence ATGTCTAATCAGATCGAACTTGAAGGAAGAATCTTTGTTCCGGCTAGTGAGTTAGATATTCCTGACTGGGGCTGTGTTGTTAGCGATCGAAATCAACCTACGCTCACGCTCAAAGATGACGATCTGTTTCTAATTACGGATACGCTGGGCAATATTTCTGGTTGTTCGCGAGATGAGACGATCTCTAGTCTGGGTTTATTTTGTCGAGATACCCGCTTCTTGAGTCGGCTAGAATTACAAATTGCCGGACGATCGCCGATTTTGTTGACTTGTAATGCGGATAAAGGATTTGCACTCTCTGCACTGTGTACCAATCCGACGATTCCCAATATCAATGCCGAAACCATCAGTATTCAACGAGAAATAGTTCTCAATGGCAGTTTGTTTGAAGAACTGACCATCCACAACTATAATACGACGCCTGTCAGCTTTGAGTTGAGCTTGAGCTTCGATGCTGATTTTTCGGACTTATTTGAAATTCGCGGTTTTGGCCGCAAACAGCGTGGTGGTTTACTGCGTCGCGTCCAGCCCGATAAACAAGTGCCTGCTACCGTCAGCGAATTGACAATGGCTTATCTCGGATTGGATGGGGCAATTTTAGAGTCCCACATCCAATTCGCACATCGGTTGCCCGATTATCTCAAAGGCTATACCGCCATCTGGCAGATCGAACTAGAATCTCATGCTAGTTGTCAAATCGGCTATCGGCTAGAAATGTTGATGAACAATCGGCCAGTTTCGCGGGTAAATAGCCCGATGGCACTATTCCAAGCCAAAGCCGCCGAAATGATGGAGGAAGACCACTGGCGATCGCAGATTACCCAAATTCGCACCGATAATCCCAAGCTAAATCAAGCGATCGAACGTGCCGAGCAAGATGTATATTTATTGCGCCAAAGTTTCGATCTGGCTAGCACTAATCCCAGTCAGCCTAGTAGTAAAGGGACGGTATTATCTGCGGGGGTGCCGTGGTTTTGTACATTATTTGGGCGCGATGCAATTATCGCTGCCAGTCAAGTACTCATTTTAGATCCGACGATCGCCCGCGAGACATTGATGGTGTTGGCTCAATATCAGGGCAAGGTCGATGACGAGTGGCGGGAAGAACAGCCAGGGAAAATTCTCCACGAATTGCGGATGGGTGAAATGGCTCGCTGTCAAGAGATTCCCCATACGCCTTACTACGGTACGGTCGATGCGACACCATTATGGTTGATGCTCTATGCCGAATACTATGCGTGGACGCACGACACAGCTACCCTAGATCGGTTGTGGAGTAATGCAGTGGCGGCGATGGCTTGGGTCGATCGGATGTGTGCCGAGACTGGCTATCTGAGATATTTTCGGACATCTGCGCGCGGATTGGTCAATCAAGGTTGGAAAGATTCGGGTGACTGTATCGTCGACCGACAGGGTAAAATTGCCACTGGCCCAATTACTTTGTGCGAAGTGCAAGCCTATGTATATGCCGCTAAAATTCGGATGAGCGAACTAGCACGCATTCGCCAAGAGAACGATCTCGCCAGCCGCTGGCAACAAGAAGCACAACAGCTCAAGCAACGCTTCAACCACGATTTTTGGATTCCCGATCGCGATTTTATCGCGTTAGCTCTTGATGGCGCGGGCAAACAAGTCGATAGTATCAGTTCCAATCCCGGTCAATGTCTCCAGCAGGGGTTATTGTATCCAGAGAAAGCCAAAAGTGTCGCCGAACGGTTGCGGGCACCTGATATGTTTAGCGGTTGGGGGATTCGGACTTTGAGCAGTCAGTCGCCAGCGTATAATCCGATCGGCTATCATACCGGATCGGTCTGGCCGCACGATAATAGCCTAATCACCATGGGCTTGCGCTCTGTAGGGGCGGTAGAACAGGCTTTAGAAGTCGCTCAAGGTATTTTGGACATGACAGTGCATCAACCCTATCACCGTCCGCCCGAACTCTTCTGCGGCTACGAACGTACCGAGGGGCAAAGTCCGATTCAATATCCAGTGGCTTGTTCGCCGCAGGCTTGGGCGACTGGTACCATTTTTCAGCTCTTGCAGATGATGGTCAATTTAGTACCAGATGCACCGAGTAACTATCTCCGCATTCTCGATCCGGCCTTGCCCAGCAATATTCATCAAATTTCCTTCAAAAACCTACGGGTCGGCGCGACCTCGCTCGATTTGGAATTCAACCAACGCGATGCTGAAGGTGAAGGCTTGCGGGCGACCACCTCCTGTCGGGTGCTCAAAAAACGCGGCAATCTCCGGGTGACGATCGAAGCCTAG
- a CDS encoding GNAT family N-acetyltransferase has product MRPISMRQATLEDINTVSEILSEAAAWLEQKNMVLWGETEIGTKAIARDLELGLFYIAVCNGVVAGVFRFQLEDVEYWPDIERSDSTFLHRLAVRRSFAGGNVSTQIFQWAIDRTQDLGRHFLRLDCMADRPRLRSIYENFGFKYHSDRQVGANLVARYEYAIGDRI; this is encoded by the coding sequence ATGAGACCAATTTCCATGCGCCAAGCTACTTTGGAAGATATTAATACAGTTTCAGAGATCTTGTCTGAAGCGGCGGCTTGGCTCGAACAGAAAAATATGGTGCTGTGGGGAGAAACAGAAATTGGTACGAAAGCCATCGCACGCGATCTCGAATTGGGTTTATTTTATATCGCTGTTTGCAATGGTGTTGTGGCTGGTGTGTTTCGATTTCAATTAGAAGATGTGGAATATTGGCCAGATATCGAGCGGTCTGATTCTACATTTCTGCATCGATTGGCGGTAAGGCGGAGCTTTGCAGGTGGTAATGTATCTACACAGATCTTCCAATGGGCGATCGACCGCACCCAAGATTTAGGTAGACATTTTTTAAGATTAGATTGCATGGCCGATCGCCCACGCTTACGATCGATCTATGAGAATTTTGGCTTTAAATATCATAGCGATCGACAAGTCGGAGCTAACCTCGTCGCGCGGTATGAATACGCTATCGGCGATCGAATCTAA
- a CDS encoding ribonuclease D, whose protein sequence is MEDFQICDRDLDDALTAKYLQAESIAVDTETMGLNYLRDRLCLVQLFSPGILTVIRIAKGQTAAPNLQQVMQSTTVTKVFHFARFDVAQLRHRLGIETQPIFCTKIASKLIRTYSNRHGLKELVAQLEGVELDKSAQSSDWGDAENLSDEQLRYAANDVRYLISMRQKLTTKLQREDRWELAQNCFKVLPTLVSLDLLQYEDIFSHH, encoded by the coding sequence ATGGAAGACTTTCAAATTTGCGATCGAGATTTAGATGATGCTTTAACTGCCAAATATCTTCAGGCAGAATCGATCGCTGTCGATACCGAGACTATGGGACTAAACTATCTCCGCGACAGGCTATGTTTGGTGCAATTATTCTCGCCTGGTATCCTGACGGTAATTCGGATTGCCAAAGGACAAACCGCCGCACCAAATTTACAACAGGTGATGCAATCTACCACTGTTACGAAAGTTTTTCACTTTGCCAGATTCGATGTGGCACAACTACGCCATCGGTTGGGAATCGAAACCCAGCCAATCTTTTGCACCAAGATTGCCAGCAAATTGATTCGCACTTACTCAAACCGTCACGGCTTGAAGGAATTAGTCGCACAACTCGAAGGTGTCGAACTCGATAAATCTGCTCAATCTTCAGATTGGGGCGATGCCGAAAATCTCTCGGACGAACAACTTCGCTATGCTGCTAATGATGTCCGTTATTTAATTAGTATGCGTCAAAAATTAACCACTAAATTGCAACGCGAAGATCGCTGGGAATTGGCGCAGAATTGTTTTAAAGTCTTGCCAACTCTGGTTTCGCTCGATCTATTACAGTACGAAGATATCTTCTCTCATCATTGA